One genomic window of Desmospora activa DSM 45169 includes the following:
- a CDS encoding DUF2179 domain-containing protein — MGVLLFIFFIQIAYVTTSTLRLIVMMKGNAKLASIISFGEVFIYLLGLATVLDNIDNWLNVVVYCFGFALGVYTGSLIEEKMAMGYVTVQVITRKEDSDMPQQLRNAGFGVTSWLGEGLSGERLVLMVLTKRRRQAELVNKIKEIDSQAFVVSSEPKTFIGGFWVRRTQ, encoded by the coding sequence ATGGGTGTTCTTCTTTTTATTTTTTTCATTCAAATCGCGTATGTGACCACTTCTACCTTACGCTTGATTGTCATGATGAAAGGGAATGCAAAGCTAGCTTCCATCATCAGTTTTGGAGAAGTCTTTATCTATTTGCTGGGCTTAGCGACGGTATTGGACAACATCGACAATTGGCTAAATGTCGTTGTGTACTGTTTTGGCTTTGCCTTAGGGGTTTATACCGGCTCCCTGATTGAAGAGAAGATGGCGATGGGCTATGTCACCGTGCAAGTGATCACCCGCAAAGAAGATTCCGATATGCCACAGCAGTTGCGCAACGCAGGCTTTGGTGTAACCTCTTGGCTGGGAGAAGGCCTTAGCGGGGAGCGGCTGGTGTTGATGGTATTAACCAAGCGGCGGCGTCAAGCGGAGCTGGTTAATAAAATAAAAGAGATTGACAGTCAAGCGTTTGTTGTTTCCTCGGAGCCCAAAACCTTCATCGGTGGATTTTGGGTACGGCGAACGCAGTGA
- a CDS encoding HesB/IscA family protein, which translates to MIELSERAGHKIQEMLQDEEDHNQYLRVGVKGGGCSGFTYSMGFDPNKSAADKEVELQGIRILVDKESEPLIQGLQIDYKESMMGGGFTIHNPNAIATCGCGTSFRTATKEGTPEKC; encoded by the coding sequence CGGTCACAAAATCCAGGAAATGCTTCAGGATGAAGAGGATCACAATCAATACCTCCGTGTCGGCGTCAAAGGCGGAGGTTGCAGCGGGTTTACCTATAGCATGGGGTTTGATCCCAATAAATCTGCCGCTGATAAAGAAGTGGAGCTACAAGGGATCCGCATCTTGGTGGATAAGGAAAGTGAACCACTGATTCAAGGTCTCCAAATCGATTATAAAGAATCGATGATGGGTGGGGGCTTCACCATCCACAACCCCAATGCCATCGCCACCTGCGGTTGTGGTACCTCCTTCCGCACAGCGACGAAAGAAGGTACACCCGAGAAGTGTTGA